ATAGGGACGTTCAGGATGCCTTGCAAGTAAAGTCCTTTGCCATCTATTGAGTTTAGAATGTACATCTCTTATTTGTTTTTTCGCTTTCTTTTCTAGCTTTTTAATTTCATCAAAAAAGTCCAAATTCCCTTGCTCTGACATCTGTTTCAATTCTTTAATCCGTCTTTCTAATTCGTAAATTGGTTTTTCAAAATCTAATCCTTGATAAGCCATTTTTCCTCCTTAATTTTTATTCCACAGAAATAGCATCTTCGCCAAAAAGAGACCTAACTTCTGATATCATAAAATCTGAAACTTCTACAGAAAAATCACTATTGACTAACAAAACAACCTCTTTTCTTTCTGGGGAAATAAGATGTAAATATACTGGAGAATCTCCTTTGTGATCTGTCAAAATCTTTCTTAATTTTAAAAACAGCTCTCTTGTTAATGAAGGAATGCAAAGATTAATATGAACTTTTGAAGAATTCCTTTTTTCCCTGATCTTGTTTAAAGGCATAAGGCTTTTTGCAATTATTTTAGCATTTTCACCTTCTATATCTGTAATCCCCTTAACGACTATTGGCTCCTCTGTCTCCAAAATATCTATAGAATTTCTATATACTTCTGGAAAGAGAATTATTTCAACAGAACCATAAAGGTCTTCTAGATTAATGAAGGCCATCTGGTCACCCTTTTTTGTAATCTTTCGCTTTATACTATTTGTAATACCTGCAATACTAACAGCCTGACCATTATACATATCAACGAGCTTTTGAGTTGTTGTGTTTGTATACTTTTTTATCTCCTTCTCAAAGCTCGCTAGAGGATGTCTTGAAATGTAAAAGCCCAAACTCTCTTTTTCAAAGGCCAGCATCTGTCTATCATCCCATTCCTCCATCTCTGAGAGAAGGCTCTCATCAAAAGGAGTCGATTTAGAATCAAGCCCGAACATAGCTATCTGTCCCTTTTCCTTATCCCTTTGACTTTTCTGCCCCATCTCTATCGCATTATCCAATATGCTTATTAAGTGAGATCTTTTGTATCCAAGCGAGTCAAAGGCACCGCATTTTACAAGGCTCTCAACGACTCTTCTATTGACGACTCTTAAATCCACATTCTCGCAGAAATGATAAAGAGATAGAAACGGACCATTTTCTTTCCTTGATCTTATAATATTCTCTACAGCACCCTGACCAACATTTTTTACAGCAACCAAGCCAAACCTTATACTATCTCCCACAACAGTAAAATCTTTAAAGCTCTCATTTACATCTGGAGGTAATATCTTTATTTCCATATCCCTGCATTCACCTATATACTTGAGTATCTTATCACTATTATCCATTTCGCTTGTCAATAGAGTTGCCATAAACTCTAGGGGATAATGGGCCTTGAAATATGCTGTTTGATATGCGATTAAGGCATAGGATGCGCTATGGGATTTGTTAAAGCCGTAACCAGCAAAATATTCCATTAAATCAAAAATCTTCATAGCCTTGGCTTTGCTAATCCCATTTTTTATCGCACCCTTAACAAAATTTTCTCTCTGTTGGACCATAACATCTGGCTTCTTTTTACCCATGGCTCTTCTGAGAAGATCGGCATTTCCCATGCTGAATCCTCCCAGCATGCTGGCAATCTTCATTACCTGTTCCTGATATAATATGACTCCATAGGTCTCCTTCAAAATCTCTTCTAGTTGGGGAAGTTCGTATCTAATGGGGATCTCACCATGTTTCCTTTTGATAAAATCTTCGACCATTCCACTACCTAGCGGTCCTGGTCTGTACAGCGCAACTAGTGCAATAATGTCCTCAAAGACGGTTGGCTTAGATCTCTTTATGATACCCCTCATCCCTGAGCTTTCTAACTGAAA
This window of the Nitrospinota bacterium genome carries:
- the dnaE gene encoding DNA polymerase III subunit alpha; translated protein: KINQGLINLSKSLEIPLVATNDCHYLEKEDSKAHEILLCIQTGKTINDEQRMCFASDQFYFKSPEEMKELFSHIPEAIKNTLEISERCNLELRFDEINLPHYPVVSGYNVDSYLERIAKEGLSGLLQAKKSRRGNSEEDFDEELYWRRLDDELHIFKEMGFSGYFLIVWDFIRYAKENHIPVGPGRGSVSGSLVSYALRITELDPIKYGLLFERFLNPERISMPDIDIDFCMDRRDEVIDYVVKKYGKENVAQIITFGTMMAKGVVRDVGRALNMPYGEVDKIAKLIPNRLNITLSEAIKEEPRLKELQEKDNNVSLLLKTAKVLEGLTRHASTHAAGVVISPKPLMEYVPLYKGTKGETITQYPMNNIEDLGLLKMDFLGLRTLTVINNTLSLIEKNKKKKMRLEDIPLDDKKTYTLLGEGNTLGIFQLESSGMRGIIKRSKPTVFEDIIALVALYRPGPLGSGMVEDFIKRKHGEIPIRYELPQLEEILKETYGVILYQEQVMKIASMLGGFSMGNADLLRRAMGKKKPDVMVQQRENFVKGAIKNGISKAKAMKIFDLMEYFAGYGFNKSHSASYALIAYQTAYFKAHYPLEFMATLLTSEMDNSDKILKYIGECRDMEIKILPPDVNESFKDFTVVGDSIRFGLVAVKNVGQGAVENIIRSRKENGPFLSLYHFCENVDLRVVNRRVVESLVKCGAFDSLGYKRSHLISILDNAIEMGQKSQRDKEKGQIAMFGLDSKSTPFDESLLSEMEEWDDRQMLAFEKESLGFYISRHPLASFEKEIKKYTNTTTQKLVDMYNGQAVSIAGITNSIKRKITKKGDQMAFINLEDLYGSVEIILFPEVYRNSIDILETEEPIVVKGITDIEGENAKIIAKSLMPLNKIREKRNSSKVHINLCIPSLTRELFLKLRKILTDHKGDSPVYLHLISPERKEVVLLVNSDFSVEVSDFMISEVRSLFGEDAISVE